The Oncorhynchus gorbuscha isolate QuinsamMale2020 ecotype Even-year unplaced genomic scaffold, OgorEven_v1.0 Un_scaffold_12134, whole genome shotgun sequence region agtggttagagtgttggactagtaaccgaaaggttgcaagttcaaatccccgagctgacaaggtacaatatctgtcgttctgcccctgaacaggcagttaaactcactgttcctaggccgtcattgaaaataagaatttgttcttaactgacttgcctagtaaactAAAggtaaaatagtaaaaaataccaCGGGAGGCCTCTTACAACCGGGAACGtcacagtcctattgatcaaaccaCCATGAACAGGTAGGCTCTCTCCCTGCCTAAGGTCTCTCCTCGCCCGTCCCTGGGTcacggtctctcctctctattaccTGGGTCACCTACACTAAGATCTGATGATAATGACTTCCTAGGTGGTGGTCTCCTCCCTCGCCCCCCATGATGCCGGATTCCCATTGGGCCCCTGAGGGGAAGAGGAAAAGGAGGCAGACATGTTGACTGACTGAGATTTTGTCTACTTTTTTCATATTTTAATCTTACATTTTCTTTACATTTTGTCATATGAAACAAGCTCCtttgtcaagtgtgtgtgtgtgttctgaggactcacgtggtggtggttggggatcatgtggtgtgtgtgtgttctgaggactcacgtggtggtggttggggatcatgtggtggtgtgtgtgttctgaggactcacgtggtggtggttggggatcatgtggtgtgtgtgtgttctgaggactcacgtggtggtggttggggatcatgtggtgtgtgtgttctgaggcTCACGTGGTGTTCTGGGGAtcatgtggtggtgtgtgtgttgtctgggaTCACGTGGTGTGgttggggtgtggtgtgtgtgtgttctgaggactcacgtggtggtggttgggttggggatcatgtggtgtgtgtgtgtgtgttctgaggacTCACGTGGTGGTGGTTAGGGATCATGTGGTGTGGTTGGGGACtcatgtggtggtgtgtgtgtgtgttctgaggactcacgtggtggtggttggggatcatgtggtgtgtgtgtgtgttctgaggactcacgtggtggtggtggttggggatCATGTGGTGTGTGTTCTGAGGACTCACGTGGTGGTGGTTGGGgatcatgtggtgtgtgtgtgtgttctgaggactcacgtggtggtggttggggatcatgtggtgtgtgtgtgttctgaggactcacgtggtggtggttggggatcatgtggtgtgtgtgtgtgttctgaggacTCACGTGGTGGTGGTTGGGGATCATGTGGTGTGTGTTCTGAGGACTCACGTGGTGGTGGTTGGGGATCATGTGGTGTGTGTTCTGAGGACTgcgtggtggtggttgtggggaCATGGGTGTGTGTTCTGAGGACTCACGTGGTGGTGGTTGGGgatcatgtggtgtgtgtgtgttctgaggactcacgtggtggtggttgggatcatgtggtgtgtgtgtgtgttctgaggacTCACGTGGTGGTTGGGGGgatcatgtggtgtgtgtgtgttctgaggactcacgtggtggtggttggggatcatggtgtgtgtgtgttctgaggacTCACGTGGTGGTGGTTGGGGATCGTGTGGTGTGTGTTCTGAGGACTCACGTGGTGGTGGTTGGGgatcatgtggtgtgtgtgttctgaggactcacgtggtggtggttggggatcatgtggtgtgtgtgtgttctgaggactcacgtggtggtggttggggatcatgtggtgtgtgtgtgtgttctgaggacTCACGTGGTGGTGGTTGGGGATCATGTGGTGTGTGCCATGGATCAGCGGAGGCCTGATGGCAGGGTTGTACTGGAGGGGTTGACCCAGCAATGGGTATCTGCCGTCCACTGCCTGCCCTCCGAAGGGTCTGGGGAACTGGGCCATTATGGGGATGGGGGTGAGGCCGGCCGAGCGGAGGTTCTTTATGGAGGTGAGTTGGTGGGTTGGAGCTTGGGGCTGTGCTGGAGGCGTGCTGGGGCCCAGCTGGGGACTGTTCTATAGGACAGAGGCAAATGGAGGTGGGGGTCAGACGGGCCTGAGCAAGATGCTCGGAGTCGCTTATATTGATAACACAATGAGCATTCTTTGAGGATGCAAGATGTGTAGATCAGTCATCCTGCCCCCTCTCCCAGGCTGATCCTGCCCCCTCTCCCAGGCTGATCCTGCCCCCCTCTCCCAGGCTGATCCTGCCCCCTCTCCCAGGCTGATCCTGCCCCCTCTCCCAGGCTGCCCCTCTCCCAGGCTGATCCTGCCCCCTCTCCCAGGCTGATCCTGCCCTCTCTCCCAGGCTGATCCTGCCCTCTCTCCCAGGCTGATCCTGCCCTCTCTCCCAGGCTGATCCTGCCCTCTCTCCAACATGCAGAATATTACAAAGACTCCTGACTGGTTATGTCTAATTATCAGCAGCTCAGTAGTTACCTGTGAGTGGTCTAGTTGTTCTGAGTAGTTACCTGTGAGTGGTTTAGTTGTTCTGAGTAGTTACCTGTGAGTGGTCTAGTTGTTCTGAGTAGTTACCTGTGAGTGGTTTAGTTGTTCTGAGTAGTTACCTGTGAGTGGTCTAGTTGTTCTGAGTAGTTACCTGTGAGTGGTTTAGTTGTTCTGAGTAGTTACCTGTGAGTGGTCTAGTTGTTCTGAGTAGTTACCTGTGAGTGGTCTAGTTGTTCTGAGTAGTTACCTGTGAGTGGTTTAGTTGTTCTGAGTAGTTACCTGTGAGTGGTCTAGTTGTTCCGAGTAGTTACCTGTTAGTGGTCTAGTTGTTCTGAGTAGTTACCTGTGAGATGTTTAGTTGTTCTGAGTAGTTACCTGTGAGTGGTCTAGTTGTTCTGAGTAGTTACCTGTGAGTGGTCTAGTTGTTCTGAGTAGTTACCTGTGAGATGTTTAGTTGTTCTGAGTAGTTACCTGTGAGTGGTTTAGTTGTTCTGAGTAGTTACCTGTGAGTTGTCTAGTTGTTCTGAGTAGTTACCTGTGAGTGGTTTAGTTGTTCTGAGTAGTTACCTGTGAGTGGTTTAGTTGTTCTGAGTAGTTACCTGTGAGTGGTTTAGTTGTTCTGAGTAGTTACCTGTGAGTTGTCTAGTTGTTCTGAGTAGTTACCTGTGAGATGTTTAGTTGTTCTGAGTAGTTACCTGTTAGTGGTCTAGTTGTTCTGAGTAGTTACCTGTGAGATGTTTAGTTGTTCTGAGTAGTTACCTGTTAGTTGTCTAGTTGTTCTGAGTAGTTACCTGTGAGTTGTCTAGTTGTTCTGAGTAGTTACCTGTGAGTGGTCTAGTTGTTCTGAGTAGTTACCTGTTAGTTGTCTAGTTGTTCTGAGTAGTTACCTGTGAGTTGTCTAGTTGTTCTGAGTAGTTACCTGTGAGTGGTCTAGTTGTTCTGAGTAGTTACCTGTGAGTTGTTTGAGTGGTCTGAGTAGTTGTGGTCTAGTTGTTCTGAGTAGTTACCTGTGAGTTCTTGTACCTGTGAGTTGTTTAGTTGTTCTGAGGACCTCTGGCTGCGTGTGTGATCCAGACTGTAGTATCTGTTGTGTTTCCACTGTGGAGGGGAGTGGGCTCTGGGCTGGTGGTTAGGGGGCAGGGTCAGCTGCATCATCACCATACCACCACTGTGAGGACTGGGGAGCACACCTACACACAGTTACAACAACAACGTAAAAAATCACAGCTTCATGGTCAGAGGAACGTTTCCATCCTCGGATGGACAGGACACACAAGGCTGGAAAACCATTTAAATGGTTTAAAATCTCATACTTAAGGGTCTTTCAAAGCGAACGGTATCTATTTTAGTATGTGTGTGATTCCCGgggggaattgaacccacaaccttggtTTTGCTGAGAGGGGTTACCTGAGCACTGCTGTCCTGGTAGCTGCTGGGTTCCACACGGAGGATAAGCCCGGGAAACTGCATCTGCTCTGCCCCAGCAGGAGGTAAGAAACCCATCGATGGACTGTGGAGACACTTGCTTAGTCAATATATGGAGCTCTATGAGGCATCAATTAAAAAGACATGGATAGCACCAGCAGCCAGCCACTTTATATTTGCTCTTAAAGTCTCCCTTAAAGAGCCCCAACACAATGTTTCAGAAATAGTCTTGTATTAAATGGTAGGTTGATGATCTCTGATTAACGGTGACAGTCTATGAGAACAAACAAACATGTCATTCATTTCCTCTTTATGACCTGAATCACTCTGTCATCAGACTGAAGGATTACATTACAGCTGCCTGGTACtgtacccatagggctctggttaaaagtagtgcactatatagagaatagggttttaTTTGGGACACCTAATATTAACACTGACAGTACTGATGCTGTGGGGCGGAATATAGGAACCAGTACAACAGGTAACTTTCAGAGGGAAGTAACTTTCAGCTCAGCAGTCTGGAGTTTGTTAGTAGGTCACTTTCAGCAGTGGAGTCTGGAGGTCACTTTCAGCTGAGTGGAGCTTCTGTTAGTAGGGCAGTCTGGAGGTCACTTTCAGCTCAGAGGAGTCTGTTAGTAGGGCAGTCTGGAGGTCACTTTCAGCTCAGAGGAGTCTGTTAGTAGGGCAGTCTGGAGGTCACTTTCAGCTCAGAGGAGTCTGTTAGTAGGGCAGTCTGGAGGTCACTTTCAGCTGAGTGGAGTCTGTTAGTAGGGCAGTCTGGAGATCACTCAGCTCAGAGGAGTCTGTTAGTAGGGCAGTCTGGAGGTCAGCTCAGAGGAGTCTGTTAGTAGGGCAGTCTGGAGATCACTCAGAGGAGTCTGTTAGTAGGGCAGTCTGGAGGTCACTTTCAGCGTCTGGAGCTCAGTGGAGTCTGTTAGTAGGGCAGTCTGGAGATCACTCAGCTCAGAGGAGTCTGTTAGTAGGGCAGTCTGGAGGTCACTTTCTGGAGCTTGGTAGGGCAGTCTTCAGCTCAGAGGAGTCTGTTAGTAGGGCAGCTGTCACTTTCAGTGGAGTCTGTTAGTAGGGCAGTCTGGAGATCACTCAGCTCAGTGGAGTTTCTAGCAGGGCAGTCTGAGGTCACTTTCAGCTGGTGGAGGTTGTTAGTAGGGCAGTCTGGAGGTCACTTTCAGCTGAGTGGAGTCTGTTAGTAGGGCAGTCTGGAGATCACTCAGCTCAGAGGAGTCTGTTAGTAGGGCAGTCTGGAGGTCACTTTCAGCTGGTGGAGTCTGTTAGTAGGGCAGTCTGGAGGTCACTTTCAGCTCAGAGGAGTCTGTTAGTAGGGCAGTCTGGAGGTCACTTTCAGCTCAGAGGAGTCTGTTAGTAGGGCAGTCTGGAGGTCACTTTCAGCTCAGAGGAGTCTGTTAGTAGGGGCAGTCTGGAGGTCACTTTCAGCTCAGAGGAGTCTGTTAGTAGGGCAGTCTGGAGGTCACTTTCAGCTCAGAGGAGTCTGTTAGTAGGGCTCAGCTCAGAGGAGTCTGTTAGTAGGGCAGTCTAGGGCAGTCTGGGCAGTCTGGTCACTTTCAGCTCAGAGGAGTCTGTTAGTAGGGCAGTCTGGAGGATGATTTATAAGGCTGATGATACAGGTGCAGTGCAGCCCAGTCTTAATAGTACACCTCAGCTCCCATGAGGACCAGTTTCTACACCGGCAATAACTCCCTTCATCAACTACACTATGGGAGAACTATGGCTCTGGGTGGGGGGCTCTATAGAGTCTAGCTACTATAATGGACTATTGTAAATGGTGTTGGCAGTTTGTTGGTACATCGGTATCTGCGCCACTTTCATCAACGTTGAACTACTTTGGAATATGAAACAGTACCAGATTACAGACCTAACATTTAGACTATTTAATACACAGTCCATCTTCCtactgtcaacaacagaacagcTCAGTTCCTACCTCATGGTGC contains the following coding sequences:
- the LOC124030494 gene encoding R3H domain-containing protein 1-like, encoding MTAFPGPVPFNAVLSGINAPGSQNMPPHQQACQQPMMIQSHQAKLPWPYSSELKVTSRLPLLTDSSELKSIDGFLTSCWGRADAVSRAYPPCGTQQLPGQQCSGVLPSPHSGGMVMMQLTLPPNHQPRAHSPPQWKHNRYYSLDHTRSQRSSEQLNNSQNSPQLGPSTPPAQPQAPTHQLTSIKNLRSAGLTPIPIMAQFPRPFGGQAVDGRYPLLGQPLQYNPAIRPPLIHGTHHMIPNHHHGPMGIRHHGGRGRRPPPRKSLSSDLSVGDPGNREERP